The genomic DNA CCAATTTTGGTCCGCTGTCCAGCACGGTCCCCTTCCACAGAGGCAACCATGTTTTTCTATAGAAGCCCAGAATCAACTAAATAAACTTTGGCTCCAGAGAGGACCTTTCTTGTTTTTCCAGCGTTTTGCAGCTGCTATAGGTTGTCCAACAAGCTTGGGAGGCGGGGTGGGGGTAGGAGGGAATTTAATTTGTTGCAATCTgaaacctcaccactagatgacCCTATACCCTACACACATGTCCTTTAAGTGACAGTGCTAGAAACATAAGCAAACTGCTACCAACAACTATCATCATGTGAATCAACCAAAACTGGTTTAACGTGAAAATAGTGTGTTTATACATAGTCCCATCACTCATACAaagaagcagatttttttttcagggttCAAAGCATCGTTTCTTAAAGTTATCTGCCAGCGACAGTTATAATATTGCCAAAGCTTCTTTCATTGGTTAGATTGCAGTAACaattctttccatttttttgtgcataaaacaagaaacacatacaaaacaaaaccgCATGAGGAAGAGCTGCTTTCTGGTATCTTTCAGTCTTGGATAGTCTCTCGTGACACACCACACCTCAGGATGTGTAGCTTTGCCATGATGTTCCTGAAGCAGTGACTCAACATGCTTCTGACCGCCGCAGAGGAGaagtagaaaataaatggatCCAGGCAGGCGTTGAAGGTGCTGGAGAGCAATGCCACATTCCTCCACTTTTCACTCTCCTTACGCACAAACCCCACCACATGGGAGGCGTTATAGGGCCCGAAGCAGACGGTGAATACTATCAGGGTGCCGAGGGCCAGGCCAATGGCTCGCATCCTCCGGCGCCTGCTGATGTTTGGGAGACGTGACAGGATGAGGATGAAGTTGGCATAGCAGAAGCAGCAGATGATGAAGGGGATGCAGAAGAGGACCAGGAAGAGCTCCAGGCGGACCGGCAGCACGATTCTCAGCTCCTCCGCAGTGAAATTCAGGTAGCAGGTGGTTGGAGGCACCGCGGTGCTGTTGTCACCATTTCTCCACTGGGCATAGGGCATGATGTAGACAATACTGAGGTTCAGAGTGGTCACCACCCAGAACATGATGCTGGCGAGCACGGCGTAACGAGGCCTGCGATACAAGGAGTGCCAGAGGGGGTAAGCGACCCCCAGGTATCGCTCCACGCTCACAGCTGTGAGGAGCAGAGTGCTGTTGTAGATGGTGACGTAGAACACAAACCCAGTGAAGGGGCACAGGGGGAAGGGCAGCAGCCAGGCCATGTTGTCAGAGGCCTCCTTCATTTTGAAGGGCAGGAAAGCGAGGAAGATGAGGTCGGAGATGGTGAGGTTTAGGAGCAGGATGTCTATCGGGGCTGCCTTACGTCGCACTTTGCGGCAAAACGTGCAGAATGCCAGGATGTTGGCGGGGACCCCCATCAGGAAGGTGACGATGTAGACGATCAGCAACAACTTACTGCACAGCATGGTAGCCATCCACACCAGTAACTCTTACAGATgctaaatgaaagaaaacacgAGCTAggatttataaaataaaacggcatttactgattttttttacaagtcTGATGATGTCAATCTACACGgtcacccataaagttggaataaaatatttttttaactctttccatgaaatgattgtgaaaatgtgatttattcttgatagataaagtgtatatgttctcaaaattgtattgatcagtctcattgcacctggtcaaaggtgattactgatgtgtataaatagaaaataaaaaaaggaatgtgtctgcaaacaaaataattccaactttatgggcgaccgtgtatatttTCCTTATTGTCTGCAAAGCCAACAATGTCTGTTAACCTGTCTCAACACTTTTCAACTTCCCTTCGCTATATGTAGCACTCAGCCCTGACACCATAGGTTCATACTAAAGAAGTACATCTTAAGGACACAAATACTATTTACattcttttaaatgtatacatgtaaatgtaatgtttttagtGTTACTCAAATGGGAGAAAATTGTTAATTTTTGTGACTATTTTTAGCAGTGGGTTTTGTGCTGTACTATCAGGACAGTGTATACGAGATAGATacaaaagtgagaaaaatacaCTATTGAACTATACTATAAACTATAGAAAACTaaattacaaaaacagaattCAATTTCAAGTGGTACTGACTAAAAGTGATGATGCTATTAGTGCAGAACTGTCGATGCCGGTCAGATGACTGTATGCCTTTTAGGTAAAGTAATCACAATAAGTACAGTATGGAtcaattaaagaaagagaaacacaaaagagTGTAAAGAGCCTGAGAGGTAAGAAAAATAgtgcaaaatgttttcttttttaaattaataaatacaaataaaaacaaaaatgaaatctAACAAATTAAAGTCAAACTCATGAGCATCATGAGCAGGTAGTTTactttacatatataaaaatgaagttTGTTGAtgataagaaatataaaatataaaatataaccaGATTTATCCTTTAAATCAACAATGGCCCAAAGTTTTAAGTCCATTAATCACTTCTGCTGTATTCAGTTTAACCTGCAACACCTTACTATCAAACAATAGCTACATGtatgaaaaaaagagtaaaagtatgAATATACAGCCAGACATTCATGCTGTTGACCAGATGTAAACTATGTCCTTTAATGAACGTATTATAAAAATCTCACCTCTGTCAAACTTGATAAATCAGGATCTCCATCACTGTGCGGCCATCCCGTCTGACGCTACAGCACACTGGCAGCATGATGTGCCTCCTGGAAGTCG from Scomber scombrus chromosome 16, fScoSco1.1, whole genome shotgun sequence includes the following:
- the LOC133995890 gene encoding free fatty acid receptor 3-like — protein: MATMLCSKLLLIVYIVTFLMGVPANILAFCTFCRKVRRKAAPIDILLLNLTISDLIFLAFLPFKMKEASDNMAWLLPFPLCPFTGFVFYVTIYNSTLLLTAVSVERYLGVAYPLWHSLYRRPRYAVLASIMFWVVTTLNLSIVYIMPYAQWRNGDNSTAVPPTTCYLNFTAEELRIVLPVRLELFLVLFCIPFIICCFCYANFILILSRLPNISRRRRMRAIGLALGTLIVFTVCFGPYNASHVVGFVRKESEKWRNVALLSSTFNACLDPFIFYFSSAAVRSMLSHCFRNIMAKLHILRCGVSRETIQD